GGGGAATAAAGGCATTCCGACGACCGTTACCTTCCAAAATAGCTTTCATCTCACGCCGTGTATATTCGAAATACCAGACCCGGGCCTGCTCAACGGTTTTCTCCGGACAATATTTACAGATGCAATACTGGAGATGTTCCGAGACGCTGTGTCCGGAAACAAAAGGAATGTCAGCGTCGGTTAGTTCGAATTCCGGATTGCCTATCAGGCTGGCGATGCTGAGCTGAATGATCCAGATCCAGAATTCTTCACTGCGAACGCTGGTGCCGTCCAGGTCCATCAATACGACGGTGAGAGGTTTTTCCATTTTTACAGGATGAACCGGATAATAGGCCGGATATCCCAGGGCTGACCCAACAAACGCCAGCGTATGATCGTCAAACGCCACGAATTCGACTTTGCCGTCACCGGTGGCAATGATGTCGCGCACGCCGTTCCTGCCGACGGAAAAACGTTTATCGGACGTGCTGTTGAGTAAACGTAGTCCGGTATCGGTTGGCAGGTTGCCTAAACCCGGCAAGCTGATGATATTTTTTATGCAATTGTTCATAGATTTGGTCATTTATCAAATATCTCTCCCGGTTCTATTCCAGGGTCAACCGGATTAAATGAGGATAATATTCTTCGAATTCAATGTAGGTCAGGAAAATCGTTTTACCGTTGTCCAGGGCCAGTTCGGGGTGTTCCTTCCCGGCGTAGATCAGGCGCGGGTAAGGCAAATTTTTCCCATTGGTGATCCGGGCTTGCCACAGGTCGATTTCCGGGCTCCAGGGGCCCCACAGATTGGGCGCCGTATGACCGACGATTCGATCGGATGTGCGCCAGGAATGAACCGCCAGATAGGCCTGTAAGTGCCGGTTATAGGAAATGGAGACTTCGCTGGGGGCGTCGGTAAACAGTACGCCGGCCTCCGCGATAATCGGACCCCATTCCGGTTTAGAAGAAACCAAATATTCGTAAGCATCCAATCGTTCGATCTGGTCGAAATCGACCCGCGCCAGGTAGGTTTTCTGGATTTGATCGGCGCCCTGGCTCGTGCCGTAGAGATAGATTTTACGTTCGGAATAATTCGGGAAAATCGCCGAACCGAAATGCGGTTCGAATTTCTTCCAGAGAATATCACTGCCGTTATGAAAAATGCGTTTGAATTCCCAGGTTTGGTCGCTGCCGACGGCCAGCCCGGAGCCGATCACATTGAAATTGACCGGATAGGCTTCGCCTTTACCATTGATGGCAACAATTTCTTTCTGGGGAATCATTTTAACTTTAACGAAGGAAAGATAGAGTTTACCGTCGATCTTGACCCCGTGCTGACACCAGACCCGGATTTTGTTCGGATCCTCGTCTGCCAGTAATGGC
This sequence is a window from Candidatus Marinimicrobia bacterium CG08_land_8_20_14_0_20_45_22. Protein-coding genes within it:
- a CDS encoding haloacid dehalogenase; its protein translation is MNNCIKNIISLPGLGNLPTDTGLRLLNSTSDKRFSVGRNGVRDIIATGDGKVEFVAFDDHTLAFVGSALGYPAYYPVHPVKMEKPLTVVLMDLDGTSVRSEEFWIWIIQLSIASLIGNPEFELTDADIPFVSGHSVSEHLQYCICKYCPEKTVEQARVWYFEYTRREMKAILEGNGRRNAFIPRSGLKDFLLTLKNRRIKIGLVTSGLYEKAYPEILSAFCTLNMGDPAEFYDAIITAGYPMQEGAPGTLGELSPKPHPWLYAEIARVGLGIPFSNRHHVIGIEDSGAGIAAIRLAGFSPIGMSDGNIAESGTRSLCSHYCNNFEEILSIII